In the genome of Sulfurihydrogenibium subterraneum DSM 15120, one region contains:
- a CDS encoding precorrin-2 dehydrogenase/sirohydrochlorin ferrochelatase family protein, giving the protein MNPFPIILNIRDKKFLVIGGGKVATEKIKRLLSFTKNITILSPDLTSELNEIVDKEHLTYISQKYTPELISDYDIIIIAVNDIELQKEIYKDAKKSKKLCNTVDVVEYSDFIFPSIVKKGDLIVSFSTSGSSPAIAKYLRQFFERIIPDEIEDFLKEMKELREKIPKGKERQEILDKKAREFIEKHFNL; this is encoded by the coding sequence ATGAATCCATTTCCGATAATCCTAAATATACGAGATAAAAAGTTCTTAGTAATAGGTGGAGGTAAAGTTGCTACAGAAAAAATTAAGAGGTTATTAAGTTTTACAAAAAATATTACGATTTTATCTCCAGATTTAACTTCGGAACTTAATGAAATAGTTGATAAAGAACATTTAACTTATATTTCACAAAAGTATACTCCTGAGCTTATATCAGATTACGATATTATTATTATTGCTGTAAATGATATTGAACTTCAGAAAGAAATATATAAAGACGCAAAAAAAAGTAAAAAGTTATGTAATACTGTAGACGTTGTAGAATACTCTGATTTTATTTTTCCTTCAATTGTTAAAAAAGGTGATTTAATAGTATCTTTTTCTACATCGGGATCTTCTCCTGCTATTGCTAAATACCTGAGACAATTTTTTGAAAGGATAATTCCTGATGAGATAGAAGACTTTTTGAAAGAGATGAAAGAGCTGAGAGAGAAAATTCCAAAAGGAAAAGAAAGACAAGAAATTTTAGATAAAAAAGCCAGAGAATTTATTGAAAAACATTTTAATTTATGA
- a CDS encoding Crp/Fnr family transcriptional regulator, whose protein sequence is MTIEDLKNVYLFKHLSDETLKELASISTIREYEPGQVLFFEGEKAENLYILLEGKLKVYKTTFKGIEIFINQFGPVSMIGELANFEKIPYPATAEFMTEGKALAINFKVFEEKFLKNPDILLSILKSLSNKIRMLNNFIDSTVVLSAEARVAKLILESPEIFEILKHNQIASFLNITPETLSRVLSKLKDKKIISIEGKKIQIKDREKLRRLSKDEPLIFVK, encoded by the coding sequence ATGACAATAGAAGATTTAAAAAACGTCTATCTATTCAAACACTTATCAGATGAAACTTTAAAAGAATTGGCATCAATATCCACTATTAGAGAGTATGAACCAGGGCAGGTTCTCTTTTTTGAAGGAGAAAAAGCAGAGAATCTTTACATTTTATTAGAAGGAAAATTGAAAGTTTATAAAACTACATTCAAAGGAATAGAAATATTCATAAATCAGTTTGGTCCTGTTTCTATGATTGGAGAGCTTGCAAATTTTGAAAAGATCCCTTATCCAGCTACTGCGGAATTTATGACAGAAGGAAAAGCTTTGGCTATCAATTTTAAAGTTTTTGAAGAAAAATTTTTAAAAAATCCTGATATACTTCTATCTATACTTAAATCTTTGTCAAATAAAATCAGGATGCTAAATAACTTTATAGACTCAACTGTTGTATTGAGTGCTGAGGCAAGAGTAGCAAAACTTATACTTGAAAGTCCTGAGATATTTGAAATTTTGAAACATAATCAAATAGCATCTTTCCTAAATATAACTCCTGAAACATTGTCAAGAGTCCTTTCTAAATTAAAAGATAAAAAAATCATATCTATCGAAGGTAAAAAAATCCAAATAAAAGATAGAGAAAAACTAAGAAGATTGTCAAAAGATGAACCGTTAATCTTTGTTAAATAA
- a CDS encoding metal-sulfur cluster assembly factor translates to MERKDEVLNALKKVIDPEIGFNIVDLGLIYDIKENEGNVNIDMTLSTPSCPLSGTILSWVESEVKKLPWVKDVEINLVWNPPWTIDRASENVKKALGVI, encoded by the coding sequence ATGGAAAGAAAAGATGAAGTTTTAAATGCTTTAAAAAAAGTTATTGACCCTGAAATAGGATTTAACATCGTTGATTTAGGGCTTATTTATGATATTAAAGAAAACGAGGGAAACGTTAATATAGATATGACTCTTTCAACACCTTCATGTCCTTTATCTGGAACAATTTTAAGTTGGGTAGAAAGTGAGGTGAAAAAGCTACCATGGGTAAAAGATGTTGAAATAAATTTAGTCTGGAATCCACCCTGGACTATAGATAGAGCTTCTGAGAATGTGAAAAAGGCTCTGGGTGTTATTTAA